One genomic region from SAR92 clade bacterium H455 encodes:
- the pyrF gene encoding orotidine-5'-phosphate decarboxylase — protein MSSSAPVIVALDFDNQHAALSLAEQLDPTQCRLKVGKELFTAAGPTLVKALVERDFDVFLDLKFHDIPNTAAKAVSAAADLGVWMANVHASGGSRMMSAAREALEQQGSPMLLIGVTVLTSMDQSDLLEIGIQRSPSEQVLHLAQLTKSCGLHGVVCSAQEASVLKSELGTEFKLVTPGIRLADSAADDQRRIVTPHRAMQLGADYLVIGRPITQSANPLQTLVEINNAL, from the coding sequence ATGAGTTCTTCTGCACCTGTTATAGTCGCCCTGGATTTTGATAACCAACATGCCGCCCTGAGTCTGGCGGAGCAGCTTGATCCCACCCAGTGCCGCTTAAAAGTTGGCAAAGAGTTGTTTACCGCCGCCGGTCCAACCTTGGTTAAGGCGTTGGTAGAGCGTGATTTCGATGTATTTCTCGACCTTAAATTTCACGATATTCCCAATACTGCTGCCAAGGCTGTCAGTGCCGCCGCAGATCTGGGTGTGTGGATGGCCAATGTTCACGCCTCAGGTGGCAGTCGCATGATGAGTGCTGCCAGAGAGGCCCTGGAACAGCAGGGCAGCCCAATGCTGTTGATCGGCGTGACAGTGCTGACCAGCATGGATCAGTCTGATTTGCTGGAGATTGGTATTCAGCGCAGCCCCAGTGAGCAGGTACTTCACCTGGCCCAGTTGACCAAGAGCTGTGGATTGCATGGTGTGGTCTGTTCGGCCCAAGAGGCCAGTGTATTGAAGTCTGAATTGGGCACTGAGTTTAAGCTGGTAACTCCGGGTATTCGTCTTGCAGACAGCGCCGCCGATGATCAGCGACGCATAGTGACGCCGCATAGGGCCATGCAGTTGGGCGCTGACTATCTAGTGATTGGCCGACCTATCACCCAATCAGCCAATCCCCTGCAAACCCTTGTCGAGATCAATAACGCGCTCTAG
- the speA gene encoding biosynthetic arginine decarboxylase — MEQRKLRPWQAEDSTELYGIERWGNDYFGLSAEGNVTAKTLNTEVALLDIIKGMVDRDLQMPVLLRVENILDAQIMRLNEAFAAAIAQVSYTQRYRGVYPIKVNQQAQVVEEIAAFGERYGHGFEVGSKPEMIIALSALTQPGSLIICNGYKDEEFIDLGLQAIKLGFDCFFVIETPSELPMIIERSRAMDVRPNIGIRIKMVSQVSGHWNSTSGDRSIFGLTASQLVAVVDSLRQAQMLDCLKLMHCHLGSQIPSLSDIQAGVVEACRYYIDLVREGAALSHIDFGGGLAVDYTGAKSSDDQSRNYSLEDYCQTLVNTVKTTLDAEQIAHPIIVTESGRALVAYSSVLLFNVLDTTKFESTEQLPAEPLEHQLLTQLRSVVEGLNEQTAEQCYEDIHRYREQIRDGFNQGQIDLRCRAHAENIFLDTLHSIAALLDTMVEVPALMADLKLSLADIYYGNFSLFQSLPDIWAIDQLFPVMPIHRLAEEPTRQAVLADITCDCDGKIDQFIGLSKAAKTLPLHPLKASEEYYLGVFLVGAYQETLGDLHNLFGDTNVVSVRLNRDGSFDFVKEIHGDTIADVLSYVEYQPRQVELNYRNTAERAVREGRITAAERQQMIKAFKASMQGYTYYEREH, encoded by the coding sequence TTGGAGCAGCGTAAGTTGCGGCCATGGCAGGCCGAAGATTCGACAGAGCTTTACGGTATTGAGCGCTGGGGCAATGACTATTTTGGTCTCTCGGCAGAGGGTAATGTCACCGCAAAAACCCTCAATACAGAGGTCGCGCTACTGGATATTATCAAAGGTATGGTCGATCGTGACCTGCAGATGCCAGTATTGCTGCGAGTGGAAAATATTCTTGATGCGCAGATCATGCGACTCAACGAGGCTTTTGCAGCGGCCATTGCTCAGGTTTCTTACACGCAGCGCTATCGTGGCGTCTACCCGATCAAAGTCAATCAGCAGGCTCAAGTGGTTGAGGAAATTGCCGCTTTCGGTGAGCGCTATGGCCATGGTTTCGAAGTGGGCAGCAAGCCGGAGATGATTATTGCGTTGTCGGCTCTGACCCAGCCGGGCAGCTTGATAATTTGCAATGGCTATAAAGACGAGGAGTTTATCGACCTAGGCCTGCAGGCGATCAAATTGGGCTTTGATTGCTTCTTTGTGATTGAGACACCGTCTGAATTGCCGATGATTATCGAGCGCAGTCGGGCTATGGATGTGCGGCCGAATATTGGTATCCGCATTAAAATGGTGTCTCAGGTCAGCGGCCACTGGAATTCGACCAGTGGTGATCGCAGCATTTTTGGCCTCACCGCAAGCCAGTTGGTGGCGGTGGTCGACAGCTTGCGCCAGGCACAAATGCTCGACTGCCTAAAACTGATGCACTGTCACCTCGGTTCGCAAATACCCAGCCTCAGCGATATTCAGGCTGGCGTAGTCGAGGCCTGTCGCTACTATATAGATTTGGTGCGGGAGGGTGCGGCACTCAGTCATATTGATTTTGGTGGCGGGCTGGCGGTTGACTACACTGGTGCTAAGAGCAGTGATGACCAGAGTCGCAACTACAGTCTTGAAGACTACTGCCAAACCCTTGTAAATACGGTCAAGACGACTCTGGATGCGGAGCAGATCGCCCATCCAATTATAGTCACCGAGTCCGGTCGCGCTCTGGTTGCCTACTCCTCGGTGCTGTTGTTTAACGTTCTCGATACCACCAAATTTGAGTCTACTGAACAGCTGCCTGCAGAGCCGCTTGAGCACCAGCTGTTGACACAGTTGCGCAGCGTTGTCGAAGGGCTCAATGAGCAGACAGCTGAGCAGTGCTACGAGGATATTCACCGTTACCGCGAGCAAATTCGCGATGGCTTTAATCAGGGGCAGATCGACCTGCGCTGTCGCGCTCACGCGGAAAATATCTTTCTCGATACACTGCACAGTATTGCTGCGCTGTTGGATACCATGGTCGAAGTGCCAGCGCTAATGGCCGATCTCAAGCTCTCTCTGGCGGATATCTACTACGGTAATTTCAGCCTCTTTCAGTCGCTGCCAGATATCTGGGCAATCGATCAGCTATTTCCGGTTATGCCGATTCACCGCCTCGCTGAAGAACCCACCAGGCAGGCTGTGCTAGCGGATATTACCTGCGATTGCGATGGCAAAATCGATCAATTTATCGGCCTCTCCAAGGCCGCGAAAACACTGCCGTTGCATCCCTTAAAAGCGAGCGAAGAATATTATCTCGGGGTGTTTTTGGTGGGCGCCTATCAGGAAACTCTGGGGGATTTACACAATCTGTTTGGCGACACCAATGTGGTCAGCGTCAGGCTCAATCGCGACGGCAGCTTTGATTTTGTCAAAGAGATTCATGGTGACACCATTGCCGACGTGCTCAGCTACGTGGAGTATCAGCCTCGCCAAGTGGAATTAAATTATCGCAATACGGCTGAGCGCGCAGTGCGGGAAGGGCGTATCACGGCGGCTGAGCGCCAGCAGATGATCAAGGCATTTAAAGCCAGCATGCAGGGCTACACTTATTATGAACGCGAACATTAG
- a CDS encoding saccharopine dehydrogenase family protein translates to MAKVLIIGAGGVGQVVVHKCAQLPELFSEIVLASRTLHKCDNIAQQVADKYQRTIETAQVDADKVPELVALINRVKPAMVINVALPYQDLTIMDACLEAGVNYLDTANYEPLDTAKFEYSWQWAYQQRFADAGLMALLGCGFDPGATNMFTAYLAKHYFDEIHYLDIIDVNGGDHGYPFATNFNPEINIREVTADCRHWENGEFVTTPAMSTQQRFICPEGVGSFDIYRMYHEELESLTKHFPTIKKAQFWMSFGDSYLKHLEVLGNVGMTGIEAVEFQGQQIVPIQFLKALLPDPSTLGPRTHGKTCIGCVVRGIKEGREKTVYLYNIKDHQDCYQEVQSQAISYTTAVPAMISAKLMLEGLWMQPGVWNIEQMDPDPFMAAMNQYGLSWTVIEEPGFDLL, encoded by the coding sequence ATGGCAAAGGTATTAATTATTGGTGCTGGTGGAGTGGGCCAGGTTGTGGTGCATAAATGTGCTCAGTTACCCGAGCTGTTTAGCGAGATTGTGTTGGCTAGCCGGACATTGCACAAGTGCGACAATATTGCTCAGCAGGTGGCTGATAAGTATCAGCGCACTATTGAGACCGCTCAGGTAGATGCCGACAAGGTGCCGGAGTTGGTGGCGCTGATAAACCGGGTGAAACCGGCAATGGTGATCAATGTGGCGCTGCCCTATCAGGATCTGACGATTATGGATGCCTGTCTCGAAGCCGGGGTCAACTATTTGGATACCGCCAATTACGAACCCCTGGATACGGCTAAATTTGAATACAGCTGGCAGTGGGCCTACCAGCAGCGTTTTGCCGATGCCGGCTTGATGGCATTGCTCGGCTGCGGTTTTGATCCCGGCGCCACCAATATGTTTACCGCCTATTTGGCGAAACATTATTTCGACGAGATCCACTATCTCGACATTATCGATGTCAATGGTGGCGATCACGGCTACCCCTTTGCCACCAACTTTAATCCCGAGATCAATATCCGTGAAGTCACGGCGGACTGTCGTCACTGGGAAAATGGCGAGTTTGTCACTACTCCAGCCATGTCCACCCAACAGCGATTTATCTGCCCTGAAGGAGTTGGCAGTTTTGATATCTATCGTATGTATCACGAAGAGTTGGAGTCACTGACCAAACACTTTCCAACAATCAAAAAAGCCCAGTTCTGGATGAGCTTTGGCGACAGCTATCTCAAACATCTTGAGGTGCTGGGTAATGTCGGCATGACCGGCATTGAAGCGGTGGAGTTTCAGGGGCAACAGATTGTGCCGATTCAATTCTTAAAGGCACTGCTGCCAGACCCTTCGACCCTAGGGCCACGCACCCATGGCAAGACCTGCATTGGCTGCGTGGTGCGCGGCATCAAGGAGGGGCGCGAGAAAACTGTCTACCTTTATAACATTAAAGATCATCAGGACTGTTATCAGGAAGTGCAGTCTCAGGCGATCTCCTACACCACAGCAGTGCCGGCCATGATCAGTGCCAAGCTGATGCTCGAAGGCCTGTGGATGCAACCCGGGGTGTGGAACATAGAACAGATGGATCCAGATCCCTTTATGGCGGCAATGAATCAATATGGATTGTCTTGGACGGTGATTGAAGAGCCGGGGTTTGATCTGCTGTAA
- the nspC gene encoding carboxynorspermidine decarboxylase, whose translation MTKQSVIKSNSFHNFDPSRVPSPCYVVDEVAIENNLRILQRVQQESGAKVLLALKAFSMFSLAPLIDRYLSGTCASGLFEARLGYGEYGGQVHTFCAAYKEEELSEILSISDHLVFNSYGQWQQFQALIQKAKQQRPELQFGLRINPQHSEGATPLYDPCAPFSRLGITRNELSGHSLNGISGVHFHTLCEQDFAPLDRTLEVIEQQFGDLLHKMQWVNFGGGHHITREGYPVDALVKRIVDFQNKYSVQVYLEPGEAVALHSGVLVSEVLDLTYNGMDLALVDSSATCHMPDTLEMPYRAEIFGAGEHGEKAHTYRIGGQTCLAGDVMGDYSFDKPLHIGQRLMFDDMAHYTMVKTNTFNGIGLPAIAIWNSDTDQVSLIKEFGYDDFKNRLS comes from the coding sequence ATGACGAAACAATCTGTAATAAAAAGTAATAGCTTCCATAACTTTGACCCCTCGCGGGTTCCGTCGCCCTGCTATGTGGTGGATGAAGTGGCGATTGAGAATAACCTGCGCATTTTGCAGCGCGTGCAACAGGAGTCGGGAGCCAAAGTACTGCTGGCCTTAAAAGCTTTCTCTATGTTTAGTTTGGCTCCTTTAATTGACCGCTATCTCAGTGGCACCTGTGCCAGTGGACTGTTTGAAGCTCGCCTCGGCTACGGCGAATACGGCGGTCAGGTGCACACCTTTTGTGCCGCTTATAAAGAGGAAGAGCTGTCCGAGATACTGTCTATTTCGGATCACCTGGTGTTTAACTCCTACGGTCAGTGGCAACAGTTTCAAGCGCTGATTCAGAAGGCCAAACAACAGCGTCCTGAACTGCAATTTGGACTGCGGATCAATCCGCAACACTCGGAAGGTGCGACGCCGTTGTACGATCCCTGCGCACCCTTTTCACGCCTGGGTATTACCCGTAATGAACTCTCTGGCCACAGCCTCAACGGCATCAGTGGAGTGCATTTTCATACCCTCTGCGAACAGGATTTTGCGCCCTTGGATCGTACCCTAGAGGTAATTGAGCAACAGTTTGGCGATCTGTTGCACAAGATGCAGTGGGTGAATTTTGGCGGTGGCCACCATATTACTCGCGAGGGTTATCCTGTGGATGCGCTGGTCAAACGCATTGTCGATTTCCAAAACAAATATTCAGTGCAGGTTTATCTGGAGCCCGGTGAGGCGGTGGCACTGCACAGCGGCGTGTTGGTCAGCGAGGTGTTGGATCTGACTTACAACGGAATGGATCTGGCGCTAGTCGACAGTTCGGCGACCTGCCATATGCCCGACACCTTGGAAATGCCCTATCGCGCGGAGATATTTGGTGCTGGGGAACATGGCGAAAAGGCGCACACTTACCGCATTGGCGGACAGACTTGCCTGGCCGGTGATGTAATGGGAGATTACAGCTTCGACAAGCCGCTGCACATTGGCCAACGGCTGATGTTTGATGATATGGCCCACTACACCATGGTCAAAACCAACACCTTTAATGGTATTGGTCTGCCAGCCATCGCCATCTGGAATTCGGACACTGACCAAGTCAGCCTGATCAAAGAATTTGGTTATGATGACTTTAAAAATCGTCTCTCCTAA
- the speB gene encoding agmatinase yields MTEFDQLVAPGYPVFLGSEFKQPEPDKAFFHILPIPLEESVSYGGGTAEGPAAILKASWQLETWDGKSEPSQRGIYTHPPVDVSGTAEQAVQRIAEATTALVKAGGFPVALGGEHTVTYGIIKGLIDAGLDNFGVVQIDAHADLRDAYEGNPYSHASVMKRIVDLDIPVFQLGVRALCREEMDIRKLHGVGHLDADILVPKNIYSIDLPDDFPDYVFFTLDIDGMDPTIFPSTGTPVPGGLGWYQTLALFESVVKKRTVIGMDIMEFSPIDGFHGYEFSAALLAYKMMGIVEREAFRECLNR; encoded by the coding sequence ATGACAGAATTTGATCAATTAGTGGCTCCGGGTTACCCGGTCTTTCTCGGCTCAGAATTTAAGCAGCCAGAACCGGATAAAGCCTTTTTTCATATTTTGCCGATTCCCCTAGAGGAGTCCGTCTCCTATGGTGGCGGCACTGCCGAGGGCCCAGCAGCCATTCTCAAGGCTAGCTGGCAGCTGGAAACTTGGGACGGTAAAAGTGAGCCCAGCCAGCGCGGCATTTACACTCATCCGCCAGTGGATGTCAGCGGCACTGCCGAGCAGGCCGTACAGCGCATAGCTGAAGCCACCACAGCGCTGGTCAAGGCGGGCGGGTTTCCAGTGGCCTTGGGCGGTGAGCACACCGTGACCTACGGTATTATTAAAGGCCTGATCGATGCGGGACTGGATAATTTTGGCGTGGTGCAGATCGATGCCCACGCCGACTTGCGCGACGCCTACGAGGGCAATCCCTATAGCCATGCCTCGGTGATGAAGCGCATAGTTGATCTGGATATTCCGGTTTTTCAATTGGGCGTGCGAGCACTCTGCCGAGAGGAGATGGATATTCGTAAACTCCACGGCGTCGGGCATTTGGATGCAGATATTTTAGTGCCGAAAAATATCTATTCGATCGACCTGCCGGATGACTTCCCAGATTATGTGTTCTTTACTCTGGATATAGACGGCATGGATCCGACTATTTTTCCCTCCACAGGTACACCGGTTCCCGGCGGTTTGGGCTGGTATCAGACTCTGGCGCTATTTGAATCTGTAGTCAAAAAGCGCACTGTAATCGGCATGGATATTATGGAATTCTCCCCCATTGACGGCTTCCATGGCTATGAATTTTCCGCGGCGCTGCTAGCCTATAAAATGATGGGAATAGTGGAGCGCGAGGCGTTTAGAGAGTGCCTTAATAGATAG
- a CDS encoding family 16 glycosylhydrolase, producing MTMKTNWLRSNALRLSGLTTTIIFGGLLACGGGGGGSIQSSPEPIVTPTDTTPPVITVIGSLNLTIEQGSSYTDSGAKATDAVDGSVTAITSGTIADAVGVYTITYTATDESGNSATATRTVTVVAASPATPAGPQAIDSEKWFHQTRLPDGNGWYNGEIQHYTNRIENSYVSDGTLKIVAIRESFTDQDRTKQFTSARLNSKYAFTYGRVDVRAKLPQGFGTWPAIWTLGKNIDENGGYWQTQGFGTVGWPASGEIDIMEHWGNNQNYISSALHTPSSSGGTVNVDGQYIATASTEFHVYSLDWNADRMIFSVDGVEHYTYAPNDKNSATWPFDADQYLLLNFAIEPNIASSFTKDEMEVDYVRVYAPNASSSASPVWADEFNN from the coding sequence ATGACGATGAAAACAAACTGGTTGCGCAGCAATGCGCTGCGACTTTCTGGGCTGACAACGACAATTATATTCGGCGGTCTATTGGCCTGCGGTGGAGGCGGTGGTGGCTCAATTCAGTCCAGCCCAGAGCCCATAGTCACACCAACCGATACCACTCCACCAGTGATCACGGTTATAGGTTCTCTCAACCTGACCATTGAGCAGGGCAGCAGCTATACGGATTCAGGCGCAAAAGCCACTGACGCCGTTGATGGGAGCGTGACAGCGATCACCTCAGGAACAATTGCCGATGCAGTAGGTGTTTACACTATTACTTACACAGCTACTGATGAGTCAGGCAATTCAGCTACCGCAACTCGAACAGTCACAGTTGTTGCCGCTAGCCCCGCCACCCCTGCTGGCCCCCAGGCTATAGACTCGGAAAAATGGTTTCATCAAACCCGCCTGCCCGATGGCAATGGCTGGTACAACGGCGAAATACAGCATTACACCAATCGTATCGAAAATTCTTATGTCAGTGACGGCACATTGAAAATTGTCGCCATAAGAGAGAGTTTTACCGATCAAGATCGCACTAAGCAGTTCACCTCAGCGCGGCTTAACTCGAAGTATGCCTTTACCTATGGGCGAGTCGACGTAAGAGCCAAGCTGCCTCAGGGCTTTGGCACCTGGCCGGCGATCTGGACACTGGGCAAAAACATTGACGAGAACGGCGGCTATTGGCAGACCCAGGGCTTTGGCACTGTTGGCTGGCCAGCTTCTGGAGAAATCGACATCATGGAGCACTGGGGAAACAATCAGAATTATATTTCCAGCGCCCTGCATACGCCTTCCAGCTCCGGTGGCACAGTTAACGTGGACGGTCAGTATATAGCCACAGCTTCAACCGAGTTCCATGTCTACTCACTGGATTGGAATGCCGACCGGATGATCTTTAGTGTCGATGGTGTTGAACATTACACCTATGCACCAAACGACAAAAATTCAGCTACCTGGCCCTTCGACGCCGATCAGTACCTGCTGCTGAATTTTGCCATAGAACCCAATATCGCCAGCAGCTTTACCAAAGACGAGATGGAAGTTGATTACGTCAGAGTGTATGCACCTAATGCTAGTTCATCAGCCAGTCCAGTTTGGGCGGATGAGTTTAATAACTAG
- a CDS encoding rhodanese-related sulfurtransferase: MSDQYVSCALYKFVALPNYVALRAPLLKAMTDNQVFGTLLLATEGINGTISGTRESVDTLLDWLQQQPGLENIDCKESFHSEIPFYRTKVKLKKEIVTMGVEGIDPKRSAGTYVKPADWNALIADPDVLVVDTRNDYEVEIGSFANAVNPKTKTFREFPAWAEQNLDPKKNKKIAMFCTGGIRCEKSTAYMKERGFDQVYHLQGGILKYLEEVPKEQTLWDGECFVFDNRVAVDHDLKRGSYDQCHACRMPITEQEMNHIHYQEGLSCHHCFGSIDEEQQQRFAERQKQVKLAKARGEEHIGNAALEATARRRAEKSAEKKASRDRQS; this comes from the coding sequence ATGTCTGATCAATATGTTTCTTGCGCACTGTATAAATTTGTCGCCTTGCCAAATTATGTTGCTCTGCGCGCGCCGCTGCTCAAAGCCATGACCGACAATCAGGTGTTTGGCACCCTGCTGCTCGCCACCGAGGGAATCAATGGCACCATATCCGGTACGCGTGAGTCGGTTGATACGCTGCTCGATTGGTTGCAGCAGCAGCCGGGCTTGGAAAATATTGACTGCAAAGAATCCTTTCATAGCGAAATTCCCTTTTACCGCACCAAGGTAAAACTGAAAAAAGAAATCGTCACCATGGGTGTCGAAGGTATAGACCCCAAGCGGTCAGCTGGTACCTATGTGAAACCCGCCGATTGGAATGCGCTGATCGCCGACCCCGATGTGTTGGTGGTGGATACCCGCAATGACTATGAGGTTGAGATCGGCAGCTTTGCCAATGCAGTCAACCCCAAGACCAAAACCTTTCGCGAATTTCCCGCCTGGGCTGAGCAGAATCTCGACCCCAAGAAAAACAAAAAAATTGCCATGTTTTGCACTGGCGGTATCCGCTGTGAAAAATCCACTGCCTACATGAAAGAGCGTGGCTTTGATCAGGTCTATCATCTCCAGGGCGGTATTCTCAAGTATCTTGAAGAGGTGCCTAAAGAGCAGACTCTGTGGGATGGCGAATGCTTTGTATTTGATAATCGCGTGGCCGTGGATCACGACCTTAAACGCGGTTCCTACGATCAGTGCCACGCCTGTCGCATGCCGATCACCGAGCAGGAGATGAATCATATACATTATCAGGAGGGTCTCTCCTGTCACCACTGTTTTGGCAGCATCGACGAAGAGCAGCAACAGCGTTTCGCCGAGCGCCAGAAACAGGTCAAGCTGGCCAAGGCTCGCGGTGAAGAACATATAGGTAACGCCGCTCTGGAAGCCACTGCACGTCGCCGGGCAGAAAAGAGCGCGGAAAAGAAAGCCTCGAGAGATCGCCAGTCATAA
- the rlmJ gene encoding 23S rRNA (adenine(2030)-N(6))-methyltransferase RlmJ has product MLSYRHSFHSGNHADVLKHAVQSLILQSLKVKDKAFVYIDTHAGAGCYDLQSKEMDKTGEYLEGIKRLWDADLPATMQAYVNVLKTLNADGELRHYPGSPLLAKELCRPQDRLLLSELHPADFELLQALSAKDRRVQSYKVDGFAQLKGALPPLERRGMVLIDPPYELDHEYADVVKAVVDGIKRWATGTFAIWYPVVHSDDVDFLQRKLTNAGLPGTLQIELNVLKENNRFGMTGSGMIVVNPPWLLEQQMSELLPWLVDNLRQSPEANFKLRWLSPPR; this is encoded by the coding sequence ATGCTCTCCTATCGTCACAGCTTCCATTCTGGCAACCATGCCGATGTGTTAAAGCACGCCGTACAGTCGCTAATATTGCAGTCGCTTAAAGTGAAAGATAAAGCCTTCGTCTATATCGACACCCATGCCGGAGCCGGCTGTTACGATCTGCAGTCAAAAGAGATGGATAAAACCGGGGAGTATCTAGAGGGTATCAAGCGACTCTGGGACGCGGATCTTCCAGCTACTATGCAAGCCTATGTGAATGTTTTAAAAACCCTCAATGCCGATGGCGAGCTGCGCCACTACCCTGGCAGTCCACTGTTGGCCAAAGAGCTCTGCCGCCCCCAAGACCGTCTATTACTGAGCGAACTGCACCCTGCAGATTTTGAGCTGCTGCAAGCGCTGTCTGCCAAAGACCGTCGCGTCCAGTCGTATAAGGTGGATGGCTTCGCACAGTTAAAAGGCGCTCTGCCACCATTGGAACGCCGAGGCATGGTGTTAATCGATCCGCCCTATGAACTAGATCATGAATATGCAGATGTGGTGAAGGCGGTAGTGGACGGTATCAAGCGCTGGGCAACCGGCACCTTTGCCATCTGGTATCCGGTGGTGCACAGCGACGATGTAGATTTTTTGCAGCGCAAGCTGACCAACGCCGGGCTGCCGGGAACACTGCAAATAGAGCTCAACGTACTGAAGGAAAATAATCGTTTCGGTATGACTGGGTCGGGAATGATTGTGGTCAACCCACCCTGGCTGCTGGAACAGCAGATGAGTGAGTTATTGCCTTGGCTGGTAGATAATCTAAGGCAATCCCCCGAGGCCAATTTCAAACTGCGCTGGCTCAGCCCACCACGCTAA
- a CDS encoding tail fiber domain-containing protein yields MQAPTTISRPYPKLTILFIYHNVTRLKTYFLTLCLALFFPINALANNTGATATYNKGGTSNTAIGYQAGYGLTSGSHNIYVASAGANTESYIIRMGTQGKHLGAYIAGISGVTASGGAAVYINSSGQLGTQPSSQRFKKDIQSLDTISEKILNLRPVTFRYKQADEKGAFPMQFGLIAEEVARILPELVKFDAEGKPLAVFYHLLTPLLLSELQRGHIENQAQQTVLNLLLEQNALFEAELLAVRQQMTVQAAQIASFQLRSAEVAQQLAQ; encoded by the coding sequence ATGCAGGCCCCCACTACAATCTCTCGGCCATACCCCAAGCTAACGATCTTATTCATTTATCACAACGTAACAAGGCTAAAAACATATTTCCTGACCCTGTGCCTAGCGTTATTTTTCCCCATAAACGCGCTGGCCAATAATACTGGGGCGACTGCCACCTATAACAAAGGCGGCACCTCCAATACCGCAATTGGCTATCAGGCTGGCTATGGCTTGACCTCGGGCAGTCACAATATCTATGTGGCCTCCGCCGGTGCCAACACCGAGTCCTATATTATTCGCATGGGTACTCAGGGCAAGCATCTGGGCGCCTATATAGCCGGTATCTCTGGGGTTACCGCTAGTGGTGGCGCCGCCGTCTATATCAACTCTAGTGGTCAACTGGGCACCCAGCCTTCGTCACAGCGTTTTAAGAAAGACATCCAATCTCTGGATACCATTAGCGAGAAAATTTTAAACCTGCGCCCGGTGACTTTCCGCTACAAACAGGCTGATGAAAAAGGTGCTTTCCCAATGCAGTTTGGTTTAATTGCAGAAGAAGTCGCCAGAATACTACCTGAACTGGTGAAATTTGACGCCGAAGGCAAGCCACTAGCGGTGTTTTACCATTTGCTAACGCCACTACTACTATCGGAATTACAGCGCGGCCATATAGAAAACCAAGCACAGCAAACAGTACTAAATTTGTTGCTCGAACAAAATGCACTGTTTGAAGCCGAACTCTTGGCGGTGCGTCAGCAGATGACTGTTCAAGCAGCTCAGATTGCATCCTTTCAGCTGCGCTCAGCTGAAGTTGCTCAGCAACTGGCGCAGTAG